A single Acropora palmata chromosome 5, jaAcrPala1.3, whole genome shotgun sequence DNA region contains:
- the LOC141881439 gene encoding uncharacterized protein LOC141881439 codes for MKDLFCEVDMVIMPSKSEGFGLVALEALSAGLPILVGKNSGFARAIEDIPFGLYSVVDSEDPAKWAECIEGVRNRHKVVLQENKILKEHYSKDYCWKKQCEELVDRLWKMVYGMDREMGKIQRSEQQLPSVSSETLHGPHPVHKNKITEEEKALATYENKKYLREFGETLITLLISAPHLNEEQSKAVHTMLSVQVKTYVEVHDHPTDKLKGLGALAKFITETYKVFFKRADVGSLIIILNCQTIESLELLWNDSLSGHLDKVAERYLVTSEMKKRLNLETVKLKTTIEEENYLNCRKTLTGCSGEADSTNLSSQQGTLDQGTASMTGMATAADDEEFFVKKEDTDWMIIMKKARASRSALHKASVDGQYEEVKRHLSSGCAVDVKDQFLLTPLHLACWYGQESVVKLLLEHGADVNALDKFEFTPLHKAERRNHHLIVKLLLDHKARPTLQQPPSLRRLGRRAFTRTDEHSGFNLLQAAVLEADYDTVTKASVHLESFLEEMNCRTTGEKASIFPGMSAADIWSAVKGRLGIHSSIREICKEFVETEKTLTQLHSCSKSNDVEMAIELVLNYGIDVNVAAKGNITPLVWASPSASSLSIKTLIELGADVNAQTFQESTFGFCSGTALSSAIHGNNANVVKVLLANKADANIADLQGNTVLHSSPSKGFFNISQLLIDSGCKVNGRNKRGETSLHSSVCGKNVAGVKLLLKNNAKVNIQGSQGSTPLHVSTCEGFCDISRLLVDSGCKINVRNDDGETPLHSAIGGNNVADVNLLLRNNADANIEDNHGNTALHISTREGLCDISQLLVDSGCKINVRNDDGETPLHSAVGGNNVADVNLLLRNNADANIQEAFGYTPLHISTLEGLCDISQLLIDSGCKINVRNDDGETPLHSAADGNNVADVNLLLRNNADANIQDTFGSTPLHISTLEGLCDISQLLVDSGCKINVRNDDRETPLHSAVGGNNVADVNLLLRNNADANIQGMWGNTPLHISTREGFCDISQLLVDSGCKINVRNDDGETPLHSAVGGNNVADVNLLLRNNADANIQDTFGYTPLNISALEGLWDISQLLVDSGYEINFPPYPPYPGDSEEAKENEGYASQKGFRLKSFFESEDLDDPWINQPTRSTLRLSSPIVSKLKEPKSIEGSGILLEERQELLSSVEPEPAVFRKLKRTKSGNQEWKEAVQIVAGVK; via the exons atgaaagatctTTTTTGTGAGGTGGACATGGTCATCATGCCTTCAAAATCAGAAGGATTTGGCCTTGTTGCTCTTGAGGCCTTGTCAGCTGGCTTACCCATTCTTGTAGGGAAGAACTCCGGATTTGCAAGAGCAATAGAGGACATTCCATTTGGATTATACAGCGTAGTTGATTCAGAAGATCCTGCAAAATGGGCAGAATGTATTGAGGGTGTTCGTAATAGACACAAAGTGGTccttcaagaaaacaaaatattgaaagaacATTATAGCAAGGATTACTGTTGGAAAAAACAATGTGAAGAACTTGTTGACAGATTATGGAAGATGGTTTATG GGATGGATAGGGAAATGGGTAAAATACAAAGATCAGAGCAACAGTTGCCTTCAGTTTCATCAGAGACACTTCATGGACCTCATCCAGtgcacaaaaataaaattactgaAGAGGAGAAAGCCTTGGCAacatatgaaaacaaaaagtactTGAGAGAATTTGGAG agACTCTTATCACGCTTCTTATCTCTGCACCACATCTAAATGAAGAACAATCAAAAGCTGTCCACACTATGTTGTCTGTGCAAGTTAAAACTTATGTAGAAGTTCATGATCATCCCACAGATAAACTAAAAGGATTGGGAGCCTTGGCTAAATTCATTACAGAAACCTACAAGGTGTTCTTTAAGCGTGCTGATGTTGGCTCTCTAATAATCATTTTGAACTGCCAAACGATAGAAAGTCTTGAGCTTCTGTGGAATGACTCTCTCTCAGGTCACCTTGATAAAGTGGCAGAGCGGTACCTAGTAACTAGTGAAATGAAGAAGAGGCTCAACCTGGAGACAGTCAAATTAAAGACAACCATTGAAGAGGAAAACTACTTGAACTGTAGGAAGACTCTCACCGGTTGTTCAG GAGAAGCAGACAGCACTAATTTATCTTCTCAGCAAGGTACACTTGATCAAGGGACTGCAAGCATGACTGGGATGGCCACAGCTGCAGATGATGAGGAATTTTTC gtaAAGAAAGAGGACACAGACTGGATGATTATAATGAAAAAGGCCAGA GCATCTAGAAGCGCTCTTCACAAGGCCTCTGTCGATGGACAATATGAGGAAGTCAAAAGGCATCTTTCCAGTGGATGTGCGGTTGACGTGAAAGATCAG TTTTTGTTGACACCGTTGCATCTTGCTTGTTGGTATGGACAGGAATCTGTTGTCAAGCTCTTGTTAGAGCATGGTGCAGATGTCAATGCCTTGGATAAG tttgagTTCACTCCTTTGCACAAAGCTGAGCGACGCAATCATCACTTGATAGTAAAACTCCTCCTGGACCATAAAGCAAGACCAACGCTTCAACAACCA CCTAGCCTAAGAAGATTGGGAAGAAGGGCATTTACGCGCACAGACGAGCATTCAGGATTCAATCTTCTCCAGGCAGCTGTCTTGGAAGCAGATTATGACACTGTCACCAAAGCAAGTGTTCATCTAGAGAGCTTTTTGGAGGAGATGAACTGCCGAACAACTGGTGAGAAAGCTTCCATTTTCCCCGGAATGTCAGCAGCAGATATTTGGTCAGCCGTTAAAGGGAGGTTGGGAATTCATTCTTCTATTAGAGAAATCTGCAAAGAGTTCGTTGAGACTGAGAAAACACTTACACAGCTGCACTCATGCTCCAAGAGTAATGACGTAGAAATGGCGATTGAACTGGTTTTGAATTATGGTATAGATGTCAATGTCGCTGCAAAGGGAAACATCACACCTTTGGTGTGGGCGAGTCCATCGGCCTCAAGTTTGTCGATCAAAACCTTGATTGAGCTTGGTGCAGACGTAAATGCTCAAACATTCCAGGAGAGCACTTTTGGCTTCTGCAGTGGGACCGCGCTTTCTTCTGCAATCCATGGCAACAATGCAAATGTCGTTAAAGTGTTACTTGCCAATAAGGCGGATGCTAATATTGCTGACTTACAAGGAAATACAGTTCTACATTCATCTCCTTCCAAgggatttttcaacatttcccAGCTGCTGATAGACTCTGGCTGTAAAGTCAATGGAAGAAACAAGAGGGGCGAAACGTCTCTTCATTCTTCTGTTTGCGGCAAGAATGTAGCTGGTGTTAAGCTTTTGCTGAAGAACAACGCGAAAGTGAATATTCAGGGCAGTCAGGGGAGTACCCCTCTTCATGTATCTACGTGTGAGGGATTTTGCGACATTTCACGGTTGTTGGTAGACTCTGGCTGTAAAATCAATGTGAGGAACGACGACGGGGAAACGCCTCTTCATTCTGCTATAGGTGGTAATAATGTAGCCGATGTTAATCTTTTACTTAGGAACAACGCCGATGCGAATATTGAGGACAATCACGGAAATACCGCTCTTCATATCTCTACGCGTGAGGGATTGTGCGACATTTCACAATTGCTGGTAGACtctggctgcaaaatcaatgtgaGAAACGACGACGGGGAAACGCCTCTTCATTCTGCTGTAGGTGGTAATAATGTAGCCGATGTTAATCTTTTACTTAGGAACAATGCCGATGCGAATATTCAGGAAGCATTTGGATATACCCCTCTTCATATATCTACGCTTGAGGGATTGTGcgacatttcacagttgttgatagactctggctgcaaaatcaatgtgaGAAACGACGACGGGGAAACGCCTCTTCATTCTGCTGCTGATGGTAATAATGTAGCCGATGTTAATCTTTTACTTAGGAACAACGCCGATGCGAATATTCAGGACACATTTGGATCTACCCCTCTTCATATATCTACGCTTGAGGGATTGTGcgacatttcacagttgttggtagactctggctgcaaaatcaatgtgaGAAACGACGACAGGGAAACGCCTCTTCATTCTGCTGTAGGTGGTAATAATGTAGCCGATGTTAATCTTTTACTTAGGAACAACGCCGATGCGAATATTCAGGGCATGTGGGGAAATACCCCTCTTCATATATCAACGCGTGAGGGATTTTGcgacatttcacagttgttggtagactctggctgcaaaatcaatgtgaGAAACGACGACGGGGAAACGCCTCTTCATTCTGCTGTTGGTGGTAATAATGTAGCTGATGTTAATCTTTTACTTAGGAACAACGCCGATGCGAATATTCAGGACACATTTGGATATACCCCTCTTAATATATCTGCGCTTGAGGGATTGTGGGACATTTCACAATTGTTGGTAGACTCTGGCTACGAAATCAAT TTTCCTCCTTATCCTCCTTACCCTGGTGATTCAGAGGAAGctaaagaaaatgaaggatATGCATCGCAGAAGGGTTTCCGACTtaaaagtttctttgaaagtGAAGATTTAGATGATCCGTGGATAAACCAACCGACTCGGTCTACTCTCAGGCTGTCTTCACCTATCGTTAGCAAGCTAAAAGAGCCAAAGTCGATAGAAGGGAGTGGTATCCTGTTAGAAGAACGACAGGAATTATTATCAAGCGTAGAACCCGAACCTGCAGTTTTTCGAAAACTGAAAAGGACGAAAAGTGGAAATCAAGAGTGGAAAGAAGCAGTACAAATCGTAGCAGGTGTGAAGTGA